A single Methylomonas sp. AM2-LC DNA region contains:
- a CDS encoding peroxiredoxin: MQKIPPAPDVLLSFPDDLPVPTDDGACEHLQNRLMPDVSLKSTEDQEINVSQLSGWNVIFCYPMTGRPGFTIPEGWAQIPGAAGCTPQVCSYRDNLAAFKPLGVGIYGVSTQTTGLQREAVNRLALTYPLLSDADFSLASALKLPMFEIESLKLIKRLTLILNNGEIKKCFYPVYPPDKNVAQVMDWLLKNQA, encoded by the coding sequence ATGCAAAAGATACCGCCTGCACCTGATGTGCTTCTCTCATTTCCTGATGATTTACCTGTGCCTACGGATGATGGTGCTTGTGAACATTTACAAAATAGGCTGATGCCTGACGTTTCACTAAAGTCAACTGAGGATCAGGAAATCAACGTATCGCAGTTATCGGGTTGGAACGTGATTTTTTGTTATCCAATGACCGGCAGACCCGGTTTTACTATTCCTGAAGGGTGGGCTCAAATTCCAGGTGCAGCCGGATGTACGCCGCAAGTATGCTCGTATCGTGACAATCTGGCGGCATTCAAACCTCTGGGCGTAGGGATTTATGGGGTAAGTACTCAAACCACAGGATTACAAAGGGAGGCTGTAAACCGCCTAGCGCTGACCTACCCACTGCTGAGCGATGCCGACTTTTCTTTGGCTTCCGCCTTAAAACTGCCAATGTTTGAAATTGAAAGTTTAAAACTGATCAAAAGGCTGACGCTTATTCTCAATAACGGCGAAATAAAAAAGTGCTTTTATCCGGTATATCCACCCGATAAAAACGTAGCTCAGGTGATGGACTGGCTTCTCAAAAATCAAGCTTAA
- a CDS encoding conjugal transfer protein TraH: MNFSYRRLVIFLLLVESSVPAYADLQQEMDGMFGTMTNFTAPTAHLGQRRGVITGGNLVARNGITNTNLVSFVPPSFSAGCGGIDLFGGSFSFINFNQFVQLLRNVAGNAAGYAFQLAVGAMCPWCASVMTDLQKKIQEMNQMFSNSCRLSQGLVNDTVKAFDLQSKANLSNASFTQGISDVFSSWTNTSTLGDPMQQIKQNSPNDLTQKIQGNLVWRALVNQNAGAWFRFGGNSLLEAVMSISGTVIVDAPQAAPDGKGENNAISGPPPILSIKDLMYGNDAGNSYQTVNMYTCSDGHGADQCLKPIVQNLNLIGLKQRVMDILLGSADTGNGLIYKFSTNTGAITATEQAFMQTVPDAIGGMIHNLAREDAGIAKLWAEEAAPVIALEMAQLIVNDTLSAVQAAAQMNDHAYAKLLMDSLRVAREQIQDEYVTIAGRYGNPQTLMAFYQQLMNTVKPRQYGSVTQLPATAAAWPSP; encoded by the coding sequence ATGAATTTTTCGTATAGGCGATTGGTTATTTTTCTGCTGCTGGTTGAGAGTTCGGTACCAGCCTATGCCGACTTACAACAGGAAATGGATGGCATGTTTGGCACCATGACTAATTTCACCGCGCCGACCGCGCATTTGGGTCAACGCCGGGGTGTCATTACCGGAGGCAATCTGGTAGCTCGCAATGGGATTACTAATACCAATCTGGTGTCGTTTGTGCCGCCCTCGTTCAGCGCCGGTTGTGGTGGCATCGATCTTTTTGGAGGCAGTTTCAGCTTTATCAACTTCAATCAATTCGTGCAATTACTGCGTAACGTCGCCGGCAATGCTGCGGGCTATGCGTTCCAGCTAGCGGTCGGCGCGATGTGTCCCTGGTGTGCTTCGGTGATGACCGATCTGCAAAAGAAAATTCAGGAAATGAACCAGATGTTCAGCAATTCTTGCCGTTTGTCTCAGGGTTTGGTGAACGACACGGTCAAGGCCTTCGATTTACAGAGCAAAGCCAATCTGTCCAATGCTTCGTTTACCCAAGGTATCAGCGATGTGTTTTCCAGCTGGACCAATACCAGTACACTGGGCGATCCGATGCAGCAGATTAAACAAAATTCACCCAATGACCTGACGCAAAAAATCCAGGGCAATCTGGTCTGGCGAGCCTTGGTTAATCAAAACGCAGGCGCCTGGTTTCGATTTGGCGGCAATAGCTTGCTGGAAGCGGTCATGAGTATCTCCGGTACGGTGATCGTCGATGCGCCGCAAGCTGCTCCGGACGGCAAGGGCGAAAACAATGCCATTAGCGGTCCGCCACCGATTCTGAGCATCAAAGACTTGATGTACGGTAACGATGCCGGCAATAGCTATCAAACCGTGAATATGTACACCTGCTCAGATGGTCATGGCGCCGATCAATGTCTTAAACCCATCGTCCAAAACCTCAATCTGATCGGATTGAAACAGCGGGTGATGGATATTCTGCTTGGATCAGCCGATACCGGCAACGGTCTGATCTATAAATTTTCGACCAATACCGGCGCCATCACAGCCACCGAACAAGCCTTCATGCAAACCGTGCCGGATGCGATTGGCGGCATGATTCATAACCTGGCTCGTGAAGATGCTGGAATTGCCAAACTATGGGCGGAAGAAGCAGCACCGGTAATCGCTTTGGAAATGGCGCAATTAATCGTCAACGATACCCTGAGTGCAGTACAGGCTGCCGCCCAAATGAATGACCATGCTTACGCCAAGTTGCTGATGGATTCATTGCGAGTCGCCCGCGAACAGATACAGGACGAATACGTCACTATCGCCGGCCGTTACGGCAATCCGCAAACCTTGATGGCGTTTTATCAGCAACTGATGAACACCGTAAAACCTCGCCAGTATGGTTCGGTAACTCAGCTCCCTGCAACTGCCGCAGCCTGGCCAAGCCCTTAA
- a CDS encoding conjugal transfer protein TraF: MNRTHAYLLILIFITFPALKAWGEDSTDLPRVSYFEDKQRGWFWYEVQPEPITKKPIESAIPDSKPPISAEKPPKPETREMPVEPAPLSSVWLKQNMERYLNKAIDEPTQENVAAFYYLQRVMMDKAERFTNAARYVVMSDPQLDETVRRPISTFAANEANHQAGVAADRALKDIAAHIGILFFFRSDCRYCHVQAPILSMLERAYGFKIYAVSLDGLPMPNGLFGNFKLDKGQAALLGVEQTPALFLMNPPKQIVPLSQGVLSLEEMTSRILLAGKEAGWIEPSQYQTTQGIRSTPMLLPTAGSISPTTAQDPLSLIQALQQSAQTGSIQ; this comes from the coding sequence ATGAACCGAACTCACGCCTATTTGCTTATCCTGATTTTTATTACCTTCCCAGCCCTAAAAGCTTGGGGAGAGGACAGCACAGATTTACCCCGCGTTTCGTACTTCGAAGACAAACAACGCGGTTGGTTTTGGTATGAAGTTCAGCCGGAACCGATCACGAAAAAACCCATTGAATCCGCCATTCCAGACTCAAAACCGCCAATATCTGCCGAGAAGCCACCTAAACCAGAAACCCGCGAAATGCCTGTTGAACCCGCACCCTTGTCTTCCGTCTGGCTTAAGCAAAACATGGAACGTTACCTGAACAAGGCCATTGATGAGCCAACTCAGGAGAATGTAGCGGCGTTTTATTACCTGCAACGGGTAATGATGGACAAGGCCGAACGGTTTACCAACGCCGCCCGTTATGTGGTGATGTCCGATCCGCAACTGGATGAAACCGTTCGCCGTCCAATCTCAACCTTTGCCGCCAATGAAGCGAATCATCAAGCTGGCGTAGCCGCAGATCGGGCATTGAAAGACATTGCAGCACATATTGGCATTTTATTTTTCTTCCGCTCGGACTGTCGGTATTGCCATGTGCAGGCACCGATCTTGAGCATGCTGGAAAGAGCCTATGGCTTCAAAATCTATGCGGTTTCACTGGATGGATTACCGATGCCGAATGGATTGTTCGGAAACTTCAAGCTCGACAAAGGACAGGCGGCATTGCTTGGGGTTGAGCAGACACCGGCGCTGTTCCTTATGAATCCGCCTAAGCAAATCGTGCCGTTATCGCAAGGCGTGCTGTCACTGGAGGAAATGACCAGCCGGATTTTGCTGGCAGGCAAAGAAGCCGGCTGGATAGAGCCTTCCCAGTATCAAACCACACAGGGTATCCGCTCTACGCCGATGTTGCTGCCAACAGCTGGCAGCATCAGTCCAACAACCGCTCAAGATCCTCTGTCATTGATTCAAGCCTTGCAGCAAAGCGCGCAAACCGGGAGCATCCAATAA
- a CDS encoding conjugal transfer protein TraG N-terminal domain-containing protein — protein sequence MFEIFSVGDSAYLQAVLNAVSMISGTGDYRTAAAVGGVIGVIIIMLRALMQFDGQGIRYQDLLLAYVLWLMLYAPSVQVSIEDAYTGSVVVVDNVPLGPAAVGSVMSNMGYRTTRMFEQAFGMPTMTGKGFADTLQTLTAVRKNLLSRVGLGAANAPVAGSDMESSFANYVKECTLTGVDLNLKAIDAILRDADPLNAIRFDSDIYMTEIYVGGQPQTLTCTDAWTALGVMANGAFSTALETKLQQILGVPAAADAVPKIQDAFDALAGPGVVNASNYMLMSAIMPMFEQGVIGRHEDGLHWTKASMIEQAIQQRNTQWAAEQTLFSKIVRPMMAFIEGLSYAIAPIMGFVVLFGSVGIRMNIGYFSMLLWIQLWMPILAVINLFINMSAAGKMSALTAANYNLPSMMGIYQMDMELQQWLSIGGMLAASTPAISLMLIYRGAVTTTHFLGRMDGGDYANEKITTPDVVSPAPVLNAHPQHQYSPLSAVTQTGSDKVLPSFTAGKDMSAAVSSASSASEQASSSFMNSLSSTASKSSSITNDAFDSHSLGKQIASSSSHTDAYNRQFGEAFAKRHADTGISADHFSALVAGSANAAAKMSDERLGAAISGRLQNDFKVGKDKSDSIAADITQTVNDSQGYQAGLAKSLALDAQSGTRNVASMGLQSQSISSLQHSATDAVSASETYQKTVSAQQRFGSQASFGAAETGYKIANDPKLMEHLDQTLDQYGLRGDAQRLASQWKAAGWISNGDQAYVAAGMSLLTGFSSPSYRTLDSQQSHNAEIAGYQLLGDAFNAPKADSNRNPSQNENLTSQVPKIGKVQSMVQQANLSDPRHETEGVSHRAQGQIHSTSGKIAVGKKSIEAHHDQNLNAIDQESRQGFGELANIKAEHFRASIAAAANDTPSAAEASYNYIGGGVYSTAKNLEALGSAGHEYLKQFNDSYDEARSKGAEKWDAFKYAASQSYPGFSQATQAWADQRVNKIADRLTPSQQAYYRAAMYETFAGVAVSSENIGSLGEAKQQLLNEEGDHDGNNIAKLLRSAAGQNRSDLIDQIGQYNRARGLINY from the coding sequence ATGTTTGAAATTTTCTCGGTGGGCGATTCGGCCTATCTGCAAGCGGTGTTGAATGCGGTGTCGATGATTTCCGGAACCGGCGATTACCGTACTGCCGCAGCCGTCGGTGGCGTGATCGGGGTGATCATCATCATGCTACGAGCCTTGATGCAGTTTGATGGTCAAGGGATACGCTATCAGGATTTGTTGTTGGCGTATGTGCTGTGGCTGATGTTGTATGCGCCGTCAGTCCAGGTCAGTATTGAGGATGCCTATACCGGTAGTGTAGTGGTGGTCGATAATGTACCACTGGGGCCGGCAGCGGTTGGCAGTGTGATGTCGAATATGGGTTACCGTACCACACGCATGTTTGAACAGGCTTTCGGGATGCCGACCATGACCGGCAAGGGTTTTGCCGATACCCTGCAAACCTTGACCGCCGTTCGGAAGAATTTGTTATCCCGTGTTGGTTTAGGCGCAGCCAATGCACCGGTGGCCGGCAGCGACATGGAAAGCTCTTTCGCCAATTACGTCAAAGAATGTACACTGACCGGGGTCGATTTGAATCTGAAAGCCATTGACGCCATTCTGCGCGATGCCGATCCGCTCAATGCCATTCGCTTCGACTCCGACATTTACATGACCGAAATCTATGTCGGCGGTCAACCGCAAACCCTGACGTGCACCGATGCCTGGACGGCTTTAGGCGTGATGGCCAATGGCGCTTTCAGCACAGCGTTGGAAACCAAGTTACAACAGATTTTAGGTGTGCCAGCTGCCGCAGATGCGGTACCGAAAATTCAGGATGCGTTTGACGCTTTGGCCGGACCAGGAGTGGTCAACGCCAGCAATTACATGTTGATGTCGGCCATTATGCCGATGTTTGAACAAGGCGTCATCGGCAGGCATGAAGATGGTCTGCACTGGACCAAAGCCTCCATGATCGAACAAGCCATCCAGCAACGCAATACCCAATGGGCGGCGGAACAGACTTTGTTCTCGAAAATCGTCCGGCCGATGATGGCGTTTATCGAGGGATTGAGCTATGCGATTGCACCAATTATGGGGTTTGTAGTGCTGTTTGGCAGTGTCGGTATACGCATGAACATCGGCTATTTCTCGATGTTGTTATGGATACAGCTCTGGATGCCTATCCTGGCGGTGATTAATTTGTTCATCAATATGTCGGCGGCTGGCAAAATGTCAGCGTTGACGGCGGCCAATTACAATTTGCCCTCCATGATGGGTATTTACCAGATGGACATGGAGTTGCAACAATGGCTCTCAATCGGTGGCATGTTGGCGGCTTCGACACCGGCGATTTCCTTGATGCTGATTTATCGAGGTGCAGTGACTACAACGCATTTTCTGGGACGGATGGATGGTGGTGATTATGCCAATGAAAAAATCACCACACCCGACGTAGTGAGTCCGGCGCCAGTCTTGAATGCTCATCCCCAACATCAATACAGTCCGTTGTCGGCGGTCACCCAGACCGGCAGCGATAAAGTCCTGCCAAGCTTTACAGCAGGCAAGGATATGAGCGCGGCGGTCTCTTCCGCTTCCAGCGCTTCCGAACAAGCCAGCAGTAGTTTCATGAATAGCTTGTCGTCAACGGCGTCCAAATCCAGTAGCATCACCAACGATGCGTTTGATAGTCACTCTTTGGGAAAACAAATCGCCAGCAGCTCCAGTCATACCGATGCTTATAATCGGCAGTTTGGTGAAGCTTTTGCCAAAAGGCATGCCGATACTGGTATATCGGCGGATCACTTTTCGGCGCTGGTGGCCGGCAGCGCCAATGCCGCCGCAAAAATGTCTGATGAAAGACTGGGGGCTGCGATCTCGGGACGTTTGCAGAATGATTTTAAAGTTGGCAAGGACAAATCCGATTCCATTGCGGCCGATATTACCCAAACCGTCAACGACAGCCAGGGTTATCAGGCAGGCCTCGCCAAAAGCTTGGCTCTAGATGCCCAGTCTGGTACGCGAAACGTTGCATCCATGGGCTTGCAGAGCCAATCAATATCATCCCTGCAACATAGCGCCACCGATGCTGTTTCCGCATCCGAAACTTATCAGAAAACCGTATCGGCACAACAACGTTTCGGTTCACAAGCCAGTTTCGGCGCGGCAGAAACTGGATACAAAATTGCGAATGATCCAAAGCTGATGGAACATCTTGATCAAACCCTGGATCAATATGGTCTTAGGGGAGACGCCCAACGCCTAGCGTCGCAATGGAAAGCGGCAGGCTGGATTAGCAATGGTGATCAGGCTTATGTGGCAGCAGGCATGTCATTACTAACCGGATTCTCATCGCCGAGTTATCGGACATTGGATAGCCAGCAATCACATAACGCTGAAATAGCTGGTTACCAGTTATTGGGGGATGCATTCAATGCGCCGAAAGCTGATTCAAATAGGAATCCCAGTCAAAATGAAAACCTTACAAGCCAAGTGCCTAAAATTGGTAAAGTCCAATCGATGGTTCAGCAGGCTAATCTTTCCGATCCAAGGCATGAAACCGAAGGTGTCAGCCATCGGGCGCAGGGTCAGATTCACAGTACCAGCGGTAAAATTGCAGTCGGCAAGAAATCAATTGAAGCGCATCACGATCAAAATTTGAATGCCATCGATCAGGAATCGAGACAAGGCTTTGGTGAACTGGCCAATATTAAGGCAGAACATTTTAGGGCGTCTATTGCTGCGGCGGCAAACGATACACCGTCAGCAGCAGAGGCATCATATAACTACATAGGTGGTGGAGTTTACAGTACCGCCAAAAATCTTGAAGCCTTAGGTTCTGCCGGCCATGAATACTTAAAACAGTTCAATGATAGTTACGATGAGGCCCGATCAAAAGGCGCTGAAAAATGGGATGCTTTCAAATATGCTGCATCCCAATCCTATCCCGGATTCTCTCAAGCTACACAAGCCTGGGCTGATCAACGAGTAAATAAAATAGCTGACAGACTTACACCAAGTCAACAAGCTTATTATCGTGCCGCAATGTATGAAACCTTTGCCGGGGTTGCTGTGAGTAGTGAAAATATTGGCAGTTTGGGCGAAGCCAAGCAACAATTACTTAATGAAGAAGGCGACCATGATGGCAACAATATCGCTAAATTATTAAGAAGCGCCGCTGGTCAAAACAGAAGTGATCTGATTGACCAAATAGGCCAATACAATCGAGCTCGCGGACTGATCAATTATTGA
- a CDS encoding TonB-dependent receptor, translating to MNVGLKPLQQTNLRKIRLSKQRRMLCTVLGIGLIALIDTAFADETTRPYHIPAQALDTSLLRLAADTGLEILFTADQIRGMTGNSLDGNLTTKQALDQLLKGSGYTYRFIDEHTVTLEKASTPPASQINQADPTTLPKVTVVGNAVYDATNPYNEDYVLPNATSGTKTDTLIMETPLNVQVISKQVLKDQQVISLDQALRNVSGVVMESRDNPNGGFGLGTNLYLRGFQTSTFFRNGFRIDNPSVSTMGLSDRQFANVESVEVLKGSSAILYGRVEPGGMVNVITKQPLATPYYSLTQQFGSYNTNRTSLDSSGPLTQDDTLLYRLNMSYQNQGSFRDGVNSENFFIAPIIKWNINPRTQASLEMEYQHDTEVQNVGLVPGLNGQLANIPYNRNYFDPNGINVQDTYFIGLNWSHQFNDDWSIKHRIQVNKNNLNLFNTQQAAFGVNDDSNGKPILTLNTMAGSYATDTYSTGLDLTGHFNTGILKHTLLFGGDYYRYTMNQAFMNNGSVSVSLLNPAYPGMLPTAPDPTQNYTANNQIDNYGFYLQDQIQLPYHIHLLGGMRYQYIHEIFNIEQGGITSALNPINTADAVTPRAGVLWNPESWLSVYANYTEGFGVNTGVAYPSGKPVPPTGAKQYEGGIKTEFFDGRLRATLAYYDLTKTNIPTPVLGNLNTNMVSVTGEANSHGPEFDIMGEILPGWNVIANYTNMAVHITKSNNGDVGNRFYNVPRNMSKIWSTYEIQQGDLQGVKLGGGVTMQDDLLGGFAGSAQPISGYATVSLMSGYSFKVNKAKITAQLNVENLLDKHYYTGGVNYLGPNGIPQSASGYNYTFMSFGMPRTLMGSINIQY from the coding sequence ATGAATGTAGGACTAAAGCCGCTACAGCAAACCAATTTGCGGAAAATCCGCCTATCCAAGCAACGCAGGATGCTTTGTACCGTGCTGGGAATAGGCTTGATTGCCCTAATCGACACTGCCTTCGCGGACGAAACCACTCGCCCTTACCATATACCGGCGCAAGCTCTCGACACGAGTTTGTTGCGACTGGCCGCCGACACCGGCCTGGAAATCCTGTTCACTGCCGACCAGATACGCGGAATGACCGGCAACAGCCTGGATGGCAATTTGACGACTAAGCAGGCGCTGGATCAATTGCTGAAAGGAAGCGGTTACACCTACCGATTTATTGATGAGCATACTGTGACTCTGGAAAAAGCGTCAACACCTCCGGCGTCACAGATTAATCAGGCCGATCCTACGACCTTACCCAAGGTTACAGTGGTCGGCAATGCAGTCTATGACGCCACAAATCCTTACAATGAAGATTACGTTCTACCGAACGCGACAAGTGGCACCAAGACAGACACGCTGATCATGGAAACGCCGTTGAACGTGCAAGTCATTTCAAAACAGGTTTTGAAGGATCAGCAAGTCATCTCCCTTGATCAGGCCTTAAGAAATGTGAGTGGCGTAGTGATGGAGTCACGCGATAACCCTAATGGTGGTTTCGGGTTGGGGACCAACTTGTACTTACGTGGATTTCAGACCAGTACATTTTTTCGAAACGGTTTCCGTATTGACAATCCTTCAGTTTCTACCATGGGCTTAAGTGATCGTCAGTTTGCCAATGTGGAGAGCGTTGAAGTGTTGAAGGGGTCATCGGCGATTTTGTACGGTCGCGTAGAACCGGGCGGCATGGTCAACGTCATCACTAAGCAACCGCTGGCAACGCCTTATTATTCTTTGACTCAACAGTTCGGTTCGTATAATACCAACCGAACCAGTTTAGATAGCAGTGGACCGTTGACGCAAGACGACACCTTACTGTACCGGCTGAACATGTCCTATCAAAATCAGGGCAGTTTTCGCGACGGCGTCAATAGTGAAAATTTCTTTATCGCGCCCATTATCAAATGGAACATTAACCCGCGTACCCAGGCAAGCCTGGAAATGGAATATCAGCACGACACTGAAGTGCAGAACGTCGGCCTTGTACCCGGCTTGAACGGACAACTGGCTAATATTCCATACAACCGGAATTATTTTGATCCTAACGGCATAAACGTCCAGGATACTTATTTCATCGGTTTAAATTGGTCACATCAGTTCAATGACGACTGGTCCATTAAACATCGCATCCAGGTCAATAAGAACAATTTGAATCTATTCAATACCCAACAGGCTGCGTTTGGTGTAAATGATGACAGCAACGGCAAGCCGATATTAACCCTTAACACCATGGCAGGCTCCTATGCGACCGATACCTATTCCACGGGTCTTGATTTGACCGGACATTTCAATACAGGAATACTCAAGCACACCCTGTTGTTTGGCGGCGATTATTACCGATATACCATGAACCAGGCATTTATGAACAATGGTTCTGTAAGCGTTAGTTTGTTAAATCCAGCCTATCCCGGTATGCTGCCAACGGCTCCTGATCCTACCCAAAACTATACCGCTAATAATCAAATCGATAATTATGGGTTTTATCTGCAAGACCAGATTCAGTTACCCTATCACATCCACTTGCTCGGGGGTATGAGATACCAATATATCCACGAAATTTTCAATATTGAACAAGGGGGGATCACTTCCGCTCTGAATCCAATTAATACAGCTGATGCAGTCACACCTAGAGCTGGTGTGCTGTGGAATCCAGAATCCTGGCTCAGCGTCTACGCTAATTATACTGAAGGCTTTGGGGTGAATACCGGGGTAGCTTATCCAAGCGGCAAACCGGTTCCGCCCACCGGAGCCAAACAGTATGAGGGTGGCATCAAGACTGAGTTTTTCGATGGACGTTTGCGGGCCACCTTGGCCTATTACGATTTAACTAAGACCAACATCCCGACACCTGTTCTTGGTAATCTTAATACAAACATGGTATCAGTCACGGGGGAAGCCAATTCACATGGACCTGAGTTCGACATAATGGGCGAAATCTTGCCTGGCTGGAATGTCATTGCCAACTATACCAATATGGCTGTCCACATTACAAAAAGCAATAACGGCGATGTTGGCAACCGATTTTATAATGTCCCGCGCAATATGAGCAAAATATGGAGCACCTATGAAATTCAGCAAGGTGATCTGCAAGGTGTCAAATTGGGCGGCGGTGTGACCATGCAGGATGATCTGCTCGGTGGTTTTGCTGGTTCTGCTCAACCTATCTCCGGTTATGCAACGGTATCCCTGATGTCGGGTTATTCTTTCAAGGTCAATAAAGCAAAGATAACTGCGCAGTTGAATGTCGAAAACCTGTTAGACAAGCATTATTACACGGGGGGTGTTAACTATCTAGGCCCCAACGGAATACCTCAATCGGCTAGCGGCTATAATTATACATTTATGTCTTTCGGCATGCCTCGCACTTTGATGGGGTCGATTAATATTCAGTACTAG
- the mobI gene encoding conjugative transfer protein MobI(A/C) translates to MLETNELSTPHTESDQAVIEWLETNIELLHNQAKMLVDDYWRRVNKERKQYPSSERGRIGVRIRRREQSYSFAIEWFVMTSVFVNGRYKPMAQHLKKGKGFRYPMQCILKTEPDWEAKLVEEFETEFVEIRKQVDLLGKFRDVFYQCRRCMLERRL, encoded by the coding sequence ATGCTCGAAACAAATGAACTTAGCACACCACACACTGAATCGGATCAGGCCGTGATCGAATGGCTGGAGACCAACATAGAGCTCTTGCATAACCAAGCGAAGATGCTGGTTGACGATTACTGGCGACGGGTCAATAAGGAGCGAAAGCAATATCCCTCATCGGAACGTGGCCGAATTGGGGTGCGGATTCGAAGGCGGGAGCAAAGTTATTCATTTGCCATCGAGTGGTTTGTCATGACCTCGGTGTTTGTGAATGGCCGATACAAACCGATGGCTCAACACCTCAAAAAGGGCAAGGGATTTCGCTATCCTATGCAATGTATCCTGAAAACCGAGCCTGACTGGGAAGCCAAACTGGTCGAAGAGTTCGAAACCGAGTTCGTGGAGATTCGTAAGCAGGTCGACTTGCTGGGAAAGTTTCGGGACGTTTTTTATCAATGCCGACGCTGCATGTTGGAACGTAGGTTATGA